Proteins from a genomic interval of Granulicella sp. L56:
- the ribF gene encoding riboflavin biosynthesis protein RibF: protein MKIYRHLSEVPANFGPSVATIGNFDGVHRGHRWLISELVERARSLGVDSVAITFDPHPGRILRPQAHQPLITPLEQKIQLLATTGIDALLVLPFTGDFSRMTARSFATDVLQKALHVTELHEGQNFRLGYQAEAGIDSIKLLGEELGFSLRVYKPRIIRGEAVSSSLIRQLIAQGDVSHARALLGHPFTITTTPASGRGYGTRYTVPTINMAAYPELLPADGVYITTLTVGAGLSQETFDAVTNVGNRPTFGADSFAVESHLLNFHPIELNEQTPLTLAFLQRIRAEMRFPSPEALREQIGKDVLKARRYFTLCHSVSKPRSSGIQPTALAH, encoded by the coding sequence ATGAAGATCTATCGACATCTCTCGGAGGTCCCCGCGAACTTCGGCCCTTCGGTCGCCACAATCGGCAACTTCGATGGCGTGCATCGCGGACATCGCTGGCTGATCTCCGAATTAGTCGAGCGCGCCCGTTCCCTCGGAGTTGACTCTGTCGCCATCACATTCGATCCGCATCCCGGACGGATTCTGAGGCCACAGGCACACCAGCCGCTGATTACGCCGCTCGAGCAAAAAATCCAGCTACTGGCGACCACTGGTATCGACGCGCTGCTGGTATTGCCTTTCACCGGCGACTTCTCCCGGATGACTGCGCGTTCTTTTGCAACGGATGTCTTACAGAAGGCGCTTCATGTCACCGAGCTTCACGAAGGCCAAAACTTTCGTCTCGGCTACCAGGCCGAAGCAGGCATCGACAGTATCAAGCTGCTGGGCGAGGAACTAGGTTTCAGCCTGCGCGTCTATAAGCCGCGGATCATTCGCGGAGAGGCCGTCTCTTCCAGTCTCATTCGGCAACTCATCGCACAGGGCGATGTCAGCCACGCACGCGCACTGCTTGGGCATCCCTTCACCATCACGACTACACCGGCTTCCGGGCGCGGCTACGGCACTCGTTATACGGTTCCCACTATCAATATGGCGGCTTATCCTGAACTGCTGCCAGCCGACGGCGTTTACATTACTACGTTGACCGTCGGTGCAGGTTTATCACAGGAGACCTTTGACGCTGTCACCAACGTCGGCAACCGTCCTACCTTCGGCGCGGATTCATTTGCCGTCGAATCGCACCTGTTGAACTTTCATCCGATTGAGTTGAATGAGCAGACACCGCTGACGCTGGCGTTTTTGCAGCGGATTCGCGCCGAGATGCGCTTTCCCAGCCCGGAGGCGTTGCGCGAACAGATCGGCAAAGACGTTCTCAAAGCCCGGCGCTACTTCACTTTGTGCCATTCGGTTTCGAAACCCAGAAGCTCTGGGATCCAGCCGACGGCTTTGGCCCATTAG